GCATATTCACTTTCAGCATTTCTAACGGAGAACGTATTTCTCTCTGTTTTTCCAGAGAAATTTCAGGAGACTCCTTTCCTGTATCTTTATCCCAAAGTTCTTTAAAGTTTTCTAAATCCATAGTGTTATCTTTTAATGGGAATCGGCATCTTGTCCACTAATAATCTCTTTCAGTTTTTCTTTAGCTCTTTTCAGCTTTACCCGCGTATTCACTTCGGTAATTCCCAGCTGAAGAGCAATCTCTTTTCCCGAAAACCCTTCTAAAAAGAAAAAGATAAGGGCTTTATCTATGGGGCTCAACTGATGGATGGCTTCATACATCCGCTTCATATTCACATCATCCGTATCATTATAAGGTTCCTGCCGGGCACCCATCCCATCTACATTCTGATTCTGTATAAAACTACGTTTTTTTTCACTTCGCAGGAAAACAATTGCTGTGTTAAGCGCAGTTCTGTAAAGCCATGTAGAGAAATCACTTCTCTTTTGAAAATCAGCGTATGATTTCCAGGCCTGGTAAATGATCTCCTGATAGAGGTCATTCTGATCGTCCTTATTATCCATATACATTTTAGAGATCTTGAAAACAACACCTTTGTGTTTTTCAATTTTCTCTAAAAATTCTTTTTCCGGTGAAGACATGATTTACACACTGATCCTTAGATGATATTTCTAAAAACATCACCTTATTATAACACAAAACTCTAATTTCCGGCATTAAGTTAAAAAAATCCTCAATAAAAACATTAGTTTATTGAGGATTTTTATTTTATGTTAAATCAATTGCAATTAGAAAATGTAATCGGTACTTAAAAAGTTAGAATCATGTTCTCTGACAATAGTATTCAGTAACTCTTTATTAGAATCAGTAAGTTTTGCCGCTACTAAAGATCTGATAGAGAACGAACGAAGTGCATCAAAAACAGAAAGTGTTCCTTCCGCACTGTCTTTTCTTCCGGTAAAAGGAAAAACATCCGGACCTCGCTGTGCCTGACAGTTGATGTTGACACGGCTTACAAGATTGACAAATGGATCAATCAGTCTTGCTACTTCATGGGGATCTTCACTGAAAATGCTCACCTGCATCCCATGGGAAGCATTCACCTGATATTCTATAGGTTCTTCTATATCTTCAAAGGGAACAACAGGAATCACAGGGCCAAACTGCTCTTCATGATACAGTTTCATATCACTGTTTACGGGATACACTACCGCCGGAAAAACAAAAGATTCATCTGTATAGCCTCCATCTTTATTCAGAACTGCAGCTCCTTTCTGTAAAGCATCATCAATACATTCTTTTAAATATGAAGGTTTGTTCACTTCCGGAAGTGGTGTTATTTTAACGTCTTTTTCCCACGGCAGCCCAGCCTTTAGCGCAGAAACGGCAGCAGTCAATTTCTCAGTAAACTCCAAAGCCACTTCTTTCTGAACAAATATCAGCTTGAGTGCGGTACAACGCTGTCCATTGAAAGAAAGCGCTCCTAAAATACACTCGCTCACCGCTACATCCAGATTGGCGTTTTTGGTCACAATAGCTGCATTTTTCGCATCCAAACTTAAAATAGCTCTTAAACGGTTCACTTTCGGATGGAGTTTTTTCAGTCCGTTAGCCACTTTACTTGAACCGATAAAAGCCAACACATTCACTTTTCCGCTTTCCATGATCGGTGTGATGATTTCTGACCCTTTTCCGTATAGGGTATTCACCGTTCCTTTCGGGAATGCTTCTTTGAAAGCGTTTAATAAAGGATAATGAGCCAATACCCCATGTTTTGGAAGTTTAAAAAGAATGGTATTTCCCATAATCAGCGCCGGAATCAATGTGGTAAAAATTTCATTCAGAGGATAATTAAATGGTCCCATACTTAACACCACGCCAAGCGGTGCCCTTCTGATCTGTGCAATCGTTCCTTCTGCCTGTTGAAAACGGGATGATTCCCTGTCGAGATCTTTCAATGCATCAATGGTCTGATTGATATAATCTACAGTACGGTCAAATTCCTTGGTAGAATCTGCCAGCGTTTTTCCGATCTCCCACATCAGCAGTTTAATGATCAAATCTCTCTGCTGAATCATCAGGTATACGAATTTCTGCATGCATTTGATACGTCCTTCCACAGACATTGTCGGCCATTCGCCAAGTCCATTATCATAGGCTTTCACACAGGCTTCAAGAACTTCCATAGCCTCATTTGGACCAATATTCGGAATACTTCCCAGAAGCTTTCTTTCCAATCCGTTTTCTGTGGGGATGCATACCGGAGAATAGATTTCGGTAACATCGCCGTTCCACTCTACCAGTTCGCCATTCAAAAGATAAGTTCTCTGATGAATGACCGGAACTTTATATTCTTCCGGAATTTCGTTTTCTGCTTTAAAAATGTGATGAAATGATGCTGTATTTTCTGAACTCATAAATCTTTCTATTTTTTTATGTGATAAGATTGAAGACGATTTCATAAGTCAAATGATTTGACTCATGTCATTTTGACGAAGGAAGAATCTTAGTGATCTATACTCTATAAAATTCTTCATTACATACAGAATGACAATTCTGAAACAGTTCTTTTTAATAATATAAAGGTAGAGGTAAAATATTTCGTAAAAAATAATCTGACAATAGATTCGATCTATTTGAATTAAAATTAATCTTAGCTCCTGAAAAAAGAATAATTTAGCTAAAAATAAAATTTCATGTTTTCAAAATTAGTTTGCGGTACACTGCTATTCTTTTCTGCAGTGGGCTTTGCTCAAAAATCTAAAGCGATCAATACTGTTTTAATGGGAGGAAAGGAAGTTCACACCTACGCCAAATTGCCGGCTTTAAATAAGCCCGCTCCTAAATTTACCCTTACAGATGTCAATATGAATGATCAGACCTTGGATTCCTACAAAGGAAGGTATGTTATTCTGAATATCTTCCCAAGTGTAGATACCGGAGTATGCTCTGCATCCGTACATCATTTCAATGAAGAGGCTGGAAACCTTCCCAATACAGTAGTACTTTGTATTTCTAAAGATTTACCATTTGCCCAGAAAAGATTCTGTGGTGCTGAAGGGATCAAAAATGTGGTCATGCTTTCAGACTTCCGTTCAGATTTTGGATGGAACT
This region of Chryseobacterium culicis genomic DNA includes:
- a CDS encoding RNA polymerase sigma factor; translation: MSSPEKEFLEKIEKHKGVVFKISKMYMDNKDDQNDLYQEIIYQAWKSYADFQKRSDFSTWLYRTALNTAIVFLRSEKKRSFIQNQNVDGMGARQEPYNDTDDVNMKRMYEAIHQLSPIDKALIFFFLEGFSGKEIALQLGITEVNTRVKLKRAKEKLKEIISGQDADSH
- the tpx gene encoding thiol peroxidase; the protein is MFSKLVCGTLLFFSAVGFAQKSKAINTVLMGGKEVHTYAKLPALNKPAPKFTLTDVNMNDQTLDSYKGRYVILNIFPSVDTGVCSASVHHFNEEAGNLPNTVVLCISKDLPFAQKRFCGAEGIKNVVMLSDFRSDFGWNYGVELVDSAMKGLLSRAVVVIDPSGKVIYEEQVADISQEPNYEAAIAAVK
- a CDS encoding NADP-dependent glyceraldehyde-3-phosphate dehydrogenase; the encoded protein is MSSENTASFHHIFKAENEIPEEYKVPVIHQRTYLLNGELVEWNGDVTEIYSPVCIPTENGLERKLLGSIPNIGPNEAMEVLEACVKAYDNGLGEWPTMSVEGRIKCMQKFVYLMIQQRDLIIKLLMWEIGKTLADSTKEFDRTVDYINQTIDALKDLDRESSRFQQAEGTIAQIRRAPLGVVLSMGPFNYPLNEIFTTLIPALIMGNTILFKLPKHGVLAHYPLLNAFKEAFPKGTVNTLYGKGSEIITPIMESGKVNVLAFIGSSKVANGLKKLHPKVNRLRAILSLDAKNAAIVTKNANLDVAVSECILGALSFNGQRCTALKLIFVQKEVALEFTEKLTAAVSALKAGLPWEKDVKITPLPEVNKPSYLKECIDDALQKGAAVLNKDGGYTDESFVFPAVVYPVNSDMKLYHEEQFGPVIPVVPFEDIEEPIEYQVNASHGMQVSIFSEDPHEVARLIDPFVNLVSRVNINCQAQRGPDVFPFTGRKDSAEGTLSVFDALRSFSIRSLVAAKLTDSNKELLNTIVREHDSNFLSTDYIF